The Methylomicrobium agile genome has a segment encoding these proteins:
- a CDS encoding YfhL family 4Fe-4S dicluster ferredoxin, translated as MALKISDECINCDVCEPECPNGAISQGEEFYVIDPQLCTECVGHYGEPQCMAVCPVDCIDKDPERPEDKESLYQKYLKLTAA; from the coding sequence ATGGCCCTTAAAATCAGCGACGAGTGCATCAACTGCGATGTCTGCGAGCCTGAATGCCCGAACGGCGCCATTTCCCAAGGCGAAGAGTTTTACGTGATCGATCCCCAACTGTGCACCGAATGCGTCGGCCATTACGGCGAGCCGCAATGCATGGCGGTCTGTCCGGTCGACTGTATCGACAAGGATCCCGAGCGTCCCGAAGACAAGGAATCGTTGTATCAGAAATATCTGAAGCTGACGGCGGCTTGA
- a CDS encoding Hpt domain-containing protein, with translation MRDSNGTASGDGQDYLLMILTKTRNDKQLAFTIFAQLFAELPEQLETIQNALNRRQYDQARQITHKLHGSLSFCGLENIRRRAHNLERSLADNELGAISRYWFQLQQGIFDFTDQQQALLEALSEEKALPPLE, from the coding sequence ATGCGCGACAGCAACGGGACGGCATCCGGCGACGGCCAGGATTACCTCCTCATGATTTTGACCAAGACCCGCAACGACAAGCAACTTGCTTTCACGATATTCGCGCAATTGTTCGCCGAACTGCCGGAGCAGTTGGAGACCATCCAGAACGCGCTCAACCGCCGGCAATACGACCAGGCCCGGCAAATCACCCACAAGCTGCACGGCTCGCTGAGTTTTTGCGGCCTCGAAAACATTCGGAGGCGAGCCCACAATCTCGAACGGAGCCTGGCCGACAACGAATTGGGCGCGATCAGCCGCTATTGGTTTCAACTGCAGCAGGGCATATTCGATTTTACCGATCAACAGCAGGCGCTGCTGGAGGCCCTGTCCGAGGAAAAGGCTTTGCCGCCTCTCGAATGA
- a CDS encoding hydroxypyruvate isomerase family protein, protein MLRFSANLSLLFTEVELIDRFAAARAAGFRAVEIQFPYELEAETIRRKLDEHDLQLVLFNVPAGDLLQGGEGLACVPEKQTRFREALALAVGYAQVLRPAAINVLPGRCLDPSRLDAYLATFKRNLCLTADMFKPLGVKTVFEAINSLDMPGFIIDTSAKLLAVQDELQRADICLQYDIYHMLRMGEDPAAFIAEHAGRIGHIQFADCPGRGQPGSGEADWTALFSAIDRSGYGGWVGAEYKPIGETSASFGWLNYA, encoded by the coding sequence ATGCTGCGTTTTTCGGCCAACCTGAGCCTGCTGTTCACCGAAGTCGAATTGATCGACCGTTTCGCGGCCGCGCGTGCGGCCGGCTTTCGCGCGGTCGAAATCCAGTTCCCCTATGAACTCGAAGCCGAGACGATTCGGCGAAAACTGGACGAGCACGATCTCCAACTGGTCCTGTTCAACGTGCCGGCCGGCGACTTGCTGCAAGGCGGCGAAGGGCTGGCCTGCGTGCCGGAAAAACAGACCCGGTTCCGGGAAGCGCTCGCGCTGGCGGTCGGTTATGCGCAAGTGCTGCGGCCCGCCGCGATCAACGTATTGCCCGGCCGCTGCCTCGATCCCTCGCGCCTAGACGCCTACCTTGCCACTTTCAAACGCAATCTGTGCCTGACCGCCGACATGTTCAAGCCTTTGGGCGTCAAAACGGTGTTCGAAGCGATCAACAGCCTCGACATGCCCGGCTTTATTATCGACACGAGCGCGAAGCTGCTGGCGGTGCAGGACGAACTGCAGCGGGCGGATATCTGCCTGCAATACGACATTTACCACATGCTCAGGATGGGCGAGGATCCGGCCGCGTTTATCGCGGAACATGCCGGCCGCATCGGCCATATCCAGTTCGCCGATTGCCCCGGACGGGGGCAGCCCGGCTCCGGCGAGGCCGATTGGACGGCGCTGTTTTCGGCGATCGACCGGTCGGGATACGGCGGCTGGGTTGGCGCGGAATACAAACCTATCGGCGAGACTTCCGCAAGCTTCGGCTGGCTGAATTATGCTTGA
- a CDS encoding M16 family metallopeptidase, with product MRNSLWGLFLLAVSQAVWPSVNIEHWQTAQGSRVFFVHTDGLPIADIVIDFDAGSARDGKRAGLAALTSNVLDTGAGQWNADRIAERFESVGAQFGTSISNDTASATLRTLTEKPLFDKAIETLHVILTKPTFNEADFQREKKRTLAGLKLREESPGDLADIAFSKALYGEHPYAHPESGLIETVAPLKAADLRAFYRQYYVAANAVVVLVGNLSREQAEATVAALLKDLPAGQKAAPLPDVAMPAKATSQYTAYPSTQTHVLVGLPGIDRKDPDFFSLFVGNHILGGSGLVSKLFDEIREKRGLAYSAYSAFKPMLKKGPFVLGLQTRNDQTGEALKVLNQTLADFIAKGPTEAELTAAKKNITGGFPMRFDTNKKLANYVAMIGFYDLPLDYLDTFTQKVNAVTVASIVDAFKRHVDLNLLQTVTVGGDAQAKSGQ from the coding sequence AGTTTATGGGGATTATTCTTGCTCGCGGTCAGTCAGGCCGTCTGGCCGTCGGTCAACATCGAGCATTGGCAGACCGCGCAAGGTTCCCGGGTTTTTTTCGTGCATACCGACGGCTTGCCGATTGCGGACATCGTGATCGATTTCGATGCGGGCAGCGCGCGGGACGGCAAACGGGCGGGGCTGGCGGCGCTGACTTCGAACGTGCTGGACACGGGCGCCGGCCAATGGAATGCGGACCGGATCGCCGAACGCTTCGAGAGCGTCGGGGCGCAGTTCGGGACGAGCATTTCGAATGACACCGCCAGCGCCACGCTGCGTACGCTGACCGAAAAGCCGCTGTTCGACAAGGCGATCGAAACGCTGCATGTGATTCTGACCAAGCCGACATTCAACGAGGCCGACTTCCAGCGCGAGAAAAAACGGACGCTGGCCGGGTTGAAGCTGCGCGAAGAATCGCCCGGCGATCTGGCCGACATCGCTTTTTCGAAGGCGCTGTACGGCGAGCATCCCTATGCGCATCCGGAGAGCGGGCTGATCGAAACGGTGGCTCCTTTGAAAGCGGCCGATCTGCGCGCCTTCTACCGGCAATATTACGTGGCCGCGAATGCGGTCGTCGTGCTCGTCGGCAACCTGAGCCGCGAGCAGGCCGAAGCCACCGTCGCCGCTTTGTTGAAGGATCTGCCGGCCGGGCAAAAGGCCGCGCCGCTGCCCGATGTGGCGATGCCGGCAAAGGCGACCAGCCAGTATACCGCGTATCCTTCGACTCAGACCCATGTGCTGGTCGGGCTGCCCGGCATCGACCGCAAGGATCCGGATTTTTTCAGCCTGTTCGTCGGCAATCACATTCTCGGCGGCAGCGGACTGGTGTCGAAACTGTTCGACGAAATCCGCGAGAAGCGCGGGCTGGCCTACAGCGCCTACAGCGCCTTCAAACCGATGCTGAAAAAAGGGCCGTTCGTGCTCGGGCTGCAAACGCGCAACGACCAGACCGGGGAAGCACTGAAGGTGTTGAACCAGACGCTGGCCGACTTTATCGCGAAAGGCCCGACCGAAGCGGAATTGACCGCCGCGAAGAAAAACATCACCGGCGGCTTTCCGATGCGCTTCGACACCAACAAGAAGCTCGCCAATTATGTCGCGATGATCGGCTTTTACGATTTGCCGCTCGATTATCTGGATACCTTTACGCAAAAGGTTAACGCGGTCACGGTCGCCTCGATCGTCGATGCGTTCAAACGCCATGTCGACCTGAATTTGTTGCAGACCGTGACCGTCGGCGGCGACGCGCAGGCGAAAAGTGGCCAATAA
- the rsmD gene encoding 16S rRNA (guanine(966)-N(2))-methyltransferase RsmD, translating into MANKVRIIGGEWRSRLLRFEDVPGLRPTPGRVRETLFNWLQYDIAGSRCLDLYAGSGALGFEAASRGAKEIVQVESDATACKNLRANAAALGSNRNRIVEKEVERFLSGPAEAFDLVFLDPPFAKNLALITCRLLEQNGWLADPARIYVEAEAGLALEGLPDNWELLKYKTAGEVAYRLFARHLQSA; encoded by the coding sequence GTGGCCAATAAGGTCAGGATCATCGGCGGCGAATGGCGCAGCCGCCTGCTGCGCTTTGAGGATGTGCCGGGACTGCGGCCGACGCCGGGCCGCGTTCGCGAAACCCTGTTCAACTGGCTGCAATACGACATTGCTGGCAGCCGCTGCCTGGACTTGTATGCCGGCAGCGGCGCGCTGGGCTTCGAGGCCGCCTCGCGCGGCGCGAAAGAGATCGTGCAGGTCGAAAGCGATGCGACGGCCTGCAAAAATCTGCGCGCGAATGCGGCCGCGCTGGGATCGAACCGGAACCGTATTGTGGAAAAGGAGGTGGAGCGGTTCCTGTCCGGACCGGCGGAAGCCTTCGATCTGGTGTTTCTGGATCCGCCGTTCGCGAAAAACCTGGCGCTGATAACCTGCCGGCTGCTGGAGCAAAACGGCTGGCTGGCGGACCCAGCGCGGATTTATGTCGAAGCCGAGGCCGGTCTGGCGCTTGAGGGGCTGCCGGACAACTGGGAATTGTTGAAGTACAAAACGGCGGGCGAGGTGGCTTACCGGTTATTCGCCCGGCACTTGCAGTCAGCATAA
- a CDS encoding NAD(P)-dependent oxidoreductase, translated as MPHSLPILGFIGIGLMGKPMTLRLLQHGFRVNVWNRSPAKLQPVIAAGAAAMPDIAALVRASDVAIICLADTPAVEWALHHGILNHGAPDKLVIDLSSIDPNRTRAFAAALHDHCGMGWVDAPVSGGVSGAEQGSLAIMAGGEPAHIEIAREMLKPLYKQLTHMGPVGSGQITKICNQMIVSCNMLVIAEMIALAKQAGVEAEKIPAALAGGFADSKPLQIAGPEMALEQFEPVKWRVKTLLKDLQMAAELAKQTGNALPMSGLAAQLMQLHGSHGYLEQDPATLIKLYRKD; from the coding sequence ATGCCACACTCACTCCCTATTCTCGGCTTCATCGGCATCGGCCTGATGGGCAAACCGATGACGCTGCGGCTGCTGCAGCACGGCTTCCGGGTCAACGTCTGGAACCGCAGCCCGGCGAAACTCCAGCCCGTGATCGCCGCCGGCGCAGCCGCGATGCCGGACATCGCGGCGCTGGTGCGCGCTTCCGACGTGGCGATTATCTGCCTGGCCGACACGCCGGCGGTCGAATGGGCGCTCCATCACGGCATCCTGAATCACGGAGCGCCGGACAAGCTGGTAATCGACCTGTCCAGCATCGACCCGAACCGCACCCGTGCGTTTGCGGCCGCGCTGCACGACCACTGCGGGATGGGCTGGGTCGATGCGCCGGTATCGGGCGGCGTGAGCGGCGCCGAACAGGGCTCGCTCGCGATCATGGCCGGCGGCGAACCCGCCCATATCGAGATCGCCCGCGAGATGCTAAAGCCGCTGTACAAGCAACTGACTCACATGGGCCCGGTCGGCAGCGGCCAGATCACCAAAATCTGCAACCAGATGATTGTAAGCTGCAACATGCTGGTGATCGCGGAAATGATCGCGCTGGCGAAGCAGGCCGGCGTCGAGGCGGAGAAAATTCCGGCGGCGCTGGCCGGCGGCTTTGCGGACTCGAAGCCGCTGCAGATCGCCGGCCCCGAAATGGCGCTCGAACAATTCGAGCCGGTCAAATGGCGCGTGAAGACTTTATTGAAAGACTTGCAGATGGCGGCCGAGCTGGCCAAGCAAACCGGAAACGCGTTGCCGATGTCCGGGCTCGCCGCGCAGCTGATGCAGTTGCACGGCAGCCACGGCTATCTGGAGCAGGATCCGGCCACCCTGATCAAACTTTACAGGAAAGACTGA
- the glnE gene encoding bifunctional [glutamate--ammonia ligase]-adenylyl-L-tyrosine phosphorylase/[glutamate--ammonia-ligase] adenylyltransferase: MNHAESALAVPSELQAAHAANLQKITERLAELNLKMPDLPEVAASLPKVWCGSAFVAEQCCKRPELLIDLADSGDLTRAYPADCYKARLDALDPDSESALMAGLRKFRNREMVRIAWRDLAGWSELPETLMDLSLLADACVQYALDFLYRQATAKRGAPLLKDGSPQQIVVLGMGKLGAYELNYSSDIDLIFAFPEEGVLPDRKETSYGEFFTRLCQSLVRVLDDMTVDGFVFRTDIRLRPYGDSGAVIMTFDGMENYYLTQAREWERYAMIKARQVAGDFKAGSQLMAMLQPFVYRRYLDYGAFEELRSLKQQITQELKRKDRMENVKLGPGGIREIEFIGQAFQLIRGGKEKSLQQRGILAVLKRLGELNLLTAEDAGQLQKSYVFLRIVENHIQEYQDRQAHDLPVSPEARAALAYSLGFSGWDAFKQELDRVRKAVHEVFDQVFSLSRQENHREAGRLIWNGSGEDAERLAACGFTDPEATRESLREFKASAAVRRLTAKGAGVLDRLMPQVLEAMREFERPDEVFKRVLDIFAAVAGRNVYLALLSENPQALALLLRLAAASSWICRYLAQYPVVFDELIDARTLFAPLKKQDLAEQLDRLLQAVGVEEMEQAMILLRQFKQQQVLKVAAADLMGAVPLMVVSDYLTYIAESIVEKTVECAWRALAQKHGHPPGSDGERTGFGVIGLGKFGGIELGYGSDLDLVFIYDCADGNASTSGNKPISAIQFYGRLGQRVRHILDTRMLSGVLYEVDMRLRPNGDSGLLVCHINGYEDYQKNQAWTWERQALVRGRFIAGDPRLKAKYEAVRHAILSLPRDAEALKKEVREMREKMRAALTPRENGKFDLKQSKGGIADIEFLVQYGVLSQAADHPSLTTYTDNIRQLDGLAEAGFLSGADAETLKAAYCAYRDYGHKLVLQDERAEIGQPEAAELSEQVGLLWRQIMEA, encoded by the coding sequence ATGAATCACGCCGAATCCGCCCTCGCCGTTCCGTCCGAATTACAAGCCGCGCATGCCGCCAATCTGCAGAAAATCACCGAACGGCTGGCCGAGCTGAACCTGAAGATGCCCGATCTGCCCGAGGTGGCGGCATCGCTGCCGAAAGTCTGGTGTGGCAGCGCGTTTGTCGCCGAACAGTGCTGCAAACGTCCGGAACTGCTGATCGATCTGGCCGATTCCGGCGACCTGACGCGCGCTTATCCGGCCGACTGTTACAAGGCCAGGCTGGACGCGTTGGACCCCGATTCCGAGAGTGCGCTGATGGCCGGGCTCCGGAAATTCCGCAACCGCGAGATGGTGCGGATCGCCTGGCGCGATCTGGCCGGCTGGTCGGAGCTGCCGGAAACCCTGATGGACCTGTCGCTGCTGGCGGACGCCTGCGTCCAGTACGCGCTCGATTTCCTGTACCGGCAGGCGACCGCCAAGCGCGGCGCGCCGCTGCTGAAGGACGGCAGCCCCCAGCAGATCGTCGTGCTCGGGATGGGCAAGCTCGGCGCCTACGAGCTGAACTATTCGTCCGACATCGACCTGATTTTCGCCTTTCCGGAAGAAGGCGTGCTGCCGGACCGCAAGGAAACCAGCTACGGCGAATTTTTTACCCGCCTCTGCCAGAGCCTGGTGCGGGTGCTCGACGACATGACCGTGGACGGTTTCGTGTTCCGGACCGACATCCGGTTGCGGCCTTACGGCGACAGCGGCGCGGTGATCATGACCTTCGACGGGATGGAAAACTACTACCTGACCCAGGCGCGCGAATGGGAACGCTACGCGATGATCAAGGCGAGGCAGGTGGCGGGCGACTTCAAGGCCGGCAGTCAGTTGATGGCGATGCTGCAGCCCTTCGTTTACCGGCGCTATCTCGATTACGGCGCGTTCGAGGAATTGCGCTCGCTGAAGCAGCAGATTACCCAGGAATTGAAACGCAAGGACCGGATGGAAAACGTCAAGCTCGGACCGGGCGGGATCAGAGAGATCGAATTCATCGGCCAGGCGTTTCAGTTGATCCGCGGCGGCAAGGAAAAGTCGCTGCAGCAGCGCGGCATCCTGGCGGTGCTGAAACGCCTCGGCGAATTGAATCTGCTGACCGCCGAAGACGCCGGTCAGTTGCAAAAGTCCTACGTGTTCCTGCGCATCGTCGAAAACCACATTCAGGAATACCAGGACAGGCAGGCGCACGATCTGCCGGTATCGCCCGAGGCCCGCGCGGCGCTGGCCTATTCGCTCGGTTTTTCCGGCTGGGATGCGTTTAAACAGGAGCTGGACCGGGTCAGAAAAGCCGTGCACGAAGTGTTCGACCAAGTGTTTTCACTGTCCAGGCAGGAGAATCATCGGGAAGCCGGCCGGCTGATCTGGAACGGGAGCGGCGAAGATGCCGAACGGCTCGCGGCCTGCGGTTTTACCGATCCCGAGGCGACTCGCGAAAGCCTCAGGGAATTCAAGGCTTCGGCGGCGGTGCGCCGGCTGACCGCGAAAGGCGCCGGCGTCCTGGACCGCCTGATGCCGCAAGTGCTGGAGGCGATGCGCGAATTCGAGCGGCCTGATGAAGTGTTCAAACGGGTGCTGGACATCTTTGCCGCGGTCGCGGGCCGAAACGTTTACCTGGCCTTGCTGTCCGAAAACCCGCAAGCCCTGGCGCTGCTGCTCCGGTTGGCCGCCGCCAGTTCCTGGATCTGCCGCTATCTGGCGCAATACCCGGTGGTGTTCGACGAGCTGATCGACGCCCGGACGCTGTTCGCGCCGCTGAAGAAACAGGATCTCGCCGAACAGTTGGACCGGCTGCTGCAAGCGGTCGGCGTGGAGGAAATGGAGCAGGCGATGATTCTGCTCCGCCAGTTCAAGCAGCAGCAGGTGCTGAAGGTCGCGGCCGCCGATTTGATGGGCGCGGTGCCCCTGATGGTGGTCAGCGACTACCTGACCTATATCGCCGAAAGCATCGTCGAAAAAACCGTCGAATGCGCCTGGCGGGCGCTCGCGCAGAAGCACGGCCATCCGCCCGGCAGCGACGGCGAACGCACCGGATTCGGCGTCATCGGCCTTGGCAAGTTCGGCGGTATCGAGCTCGGCTACGGCTCCGACCTCGATCTGGTATTCATCTACGACTGCGCGGACGGCAATGCGTCGACTTCGGGGAACAAGCCGATTTCGGCCATCCAGTTTTACGGCAGGCTCGGCCAGCGGGTCCGGCACATCCTCGATACCCGGATGCTGTCCGGCGTGCTCTACGAAGTCGACATGCGCCTTCGGCCCAACGGCGACTCCGGTTTGTTGGTGTGCCACATCAATGGCTATGAAGATTACCAGAAAAACCAGGCATGGACATGGGAGCGCCAGGCGCTGGTGCGGGGCCGTTTCATCGCCGGCGATCCGCGGCTGAAAGCGAAATACGAAGCGGTGCGGCACGCAATCCTGAGTTTGCCGAGGGATGCCGAGGCGTTAAAAAAAGAAGTCCGCGAGATGCGCGAAAAAATGCGCGCCGCGCTGACGCCCAGGGAAAACGGAAAATTCGACCTCAAGCAGAGCAAGGGCGGCATCGCGGACATCGAGTTCCTCGTGCAGTACGGGGTGTTGAGCCAGGCGGCAGATCATCCTTCCCTGACGACCTACACCGACAATATCAGGCAACTGGACGGTCTGGCGGAGGCCGGATTTTTGTCCGGAGCAGATGCCGAAACGCTCAAGGCGGCCTATTGCGCTTACCGCGATTACGGCCACAAGCTGGTTCTGCAGGACGAGCGCGCGGAAATCGGCCAACCCGAGGCGGCGGAGTTGAGCGAGCAGGTCGGGCTGTTGTGGCGGCAAATCATGGAGGCATAG
- a CDS encoding Uma2 family endonuclease translates to MNQPAQRFATYEDLFDLPDHVIGEIIHGQLITQPRPAPKHALAISGLSMRFGDPFHYGRGGPGGWWILFEPELHLGPHILVPDIAGWRRERMPALPEEAYFSLAPDWVCEVLSPGTARIDRAVKMPIYAAQQINWLWLLDPDIRTLEVYSLADGHWLLEGTWKDDDKVRAAPFAEVVLQLDDLWVPEVRKPSP, encoded by the coding sequence ATGAACCAACCCGCGCAGCGCTTCGCCACCTACGAAGACCTCTTCGACCTGCCCGATCATGTGATCGGCGAAATCATTCACGGCCAACTGATCACCCAACCCCGGCCGGCACCCAAACACGCTTTGGCGATCTCCGGGCTCAGTATGCGATTCGGAGATCCGTTTCATTACGGGCGCGGCGGCCCCGGCGGCTGGTGGATTCTGTTCGAGCCGGAATTGCATTTGGGACCGCATATTCTGGTCCCGGACATCGCTGGCTGGCGGCGCGAACGCATGCCGGCATTGCCAGAAGAAGCCTATTTCAGCCTCGCCCCCGACTGGGTCTGCGAAGTGCTGTCGCCCGGTACCGCGCGCATCGACCGCGCCGTCAAAATGCCGATTTACGCCGCGCAACAGATCAACTGGCTCTGGCTGCTCGATCCCGATATCCGCACGTTGGAAGTTTACAGTCTAGCCGACGGCCACTGGCTGCTCGAAGGCACCTGGAAAGACGACGACAAAGTACGTGCAGCACCGTTCGCCGAAGTGGTTTTGCAACTCGATGACTTGTGGGTGCCGGAGGTAAGGAAGCCAAGCCCGTAG
- the coaD gene encoding pantetheine-phosphate adenylyltransferase: MKTTAIYPGTFDPITRGHLDLIARASKLYDRIIVAVALNKGKTPLFSMVERVELAAAVTTEFPNVEVSGFDTLLVEFARKQGAHVILRGLRAVSDFEYEFQLAGMNRRLAPELETVFLTPAEQYEFISSSMIREIAQLKGDVSSFVPDLVHQRLIEKFS, translated from the coding sequence ATGAAAACCACCGCGATCTATCCCGGCACCTTCGACCCGATCACGCGCGGGCATCTGGATCTGATCGCCAGGGCATCCAAATTGTACGACAGGATCATCGTCGCGGTCGCGCTGAACAAGGGCAAGACGCCGCTGTTCTCAATGGTTGAGCGCGTCGAGCTGGCCGCCGCGGTCACGACCGAATTTCCGAACGTCGAGGTCAGCGGCTTCGATACCCTGCTGGTCGAATTCGCCCGGAAGCAAGGCGCGCACGTGATCTTGCGGGGCCTGCGCGCGGTGTCCGACTTCGAATACGAGTTCCAGCTGGCTGGCATGAACCGCCGGCTGGCGCCCGAGCTCGAAACAGTGTTTCTGACGCCCGCCGAACAATATGAATTTATTTCTTCGAGCATGATCAGAGAGATAGCGCAACTGAAAGGGGATGTCTCCAGCTTCGTTCCCGATCTCGTGCACCAGCGTTTAATCGAAAAATTCAGTTAG